The Solenopsis invicta isolate M01_SB chromosome 3, UNIL_Sinv_3.0, whole genome shotgun sequence region ATGAAGTCATGCGTGAGAAGATATACGAGTGatcgaaaagaatattttatatattctatcgtTGTGTATGATTGTATATTTATCATGGTGTATTTTTCATGGTGAGAATTTATATCACCCTCACGTGTGATACTCACACGTGCATGCACTAACGCAATCACTTTGCCTGCACAACGTGACGGAGTAAAAAATGACCAAAATATTAAATCGTcatgcattttacaattttatataatgttcttattaatataacaatatataaaagatatatattttagtatcataggaaacattttatatatgatttttttgtaacttttattgctaattaatcagaaattataggacaaatacagtttcttttttactagaatttttaaataattttcaatatgaaatttatatataacatacataatttatatataatatagttttatattatatacacataatacatataattttttatttaatatattaaattatttatctatttatttatctattttaagtattttcaattttaattatgaatttaaaaatattacgtattatgtaatttacaaaattgtgctttcttttttaacttttaaattttatcccaTTTTATTGTAAGGCAATATTACAATCCAGTTTCTAAGTTTAAACTTGCGCGCACGTTTATTCTGAACGCACCGCAGTgactgtgaaaaaaaagttcCATTCGCCGGTTGGCTGCGTGTacagtacatacatacactgatTGTGCTTAGGATTTTACTCATGCAATCCTATTATAATTCGTTAAGTTAACTATATTGTAGAGTGGAAGGTTGAACAAGTCCGTaccaattaagaaaaagaagaaagtgaTTGGAgggataattaaatcatttggaGGTATGTAGATacgtatttattattgtatgttcGGGTAAATGTTAAGATTACTCCCACCACCTCCGATTTTTAGgttcattcgacgcgtttttgcacaaaatgaacgaatctggcagaaaaaagtgtcggactgacccgcgaatcgagatatcaagcgttaaagttgacGACTTTTTAGGTTAGGATATCTAACCTAAAGTTTGACTACGAAGATATTCGATTCGCCAGTCAGATATTCGGAAGAAACGTATACTTGTAATGGTGCGGTCCCATGGACGATATTTTTCGcgtaacgcgtatcgcgtaaccaATCAGAGGCGTTACGCGTAAATAAATGTCCTACTGTTCCATGGCGCGTAAAAAATGGTCTGCGTACATGCGGAAACCAATCGTATTTCTATATTCTTCTAGCGCTCTATGATAAAATGCTAAATATCGCAATTCATTGGTTACGCTATTTATAAAAACGCACCATGGGACAGGTGGGTTAAGAAATTTGCGTATTGTTTCGCACATACACATCTATACAGTGTACTTGATACTATCCGCTTTGCTTGATACAAGACAAGCTCcttaattgtcaaaaatgaaTTCAAACGAgatattattgtacatttatGCATTTCGCCGGAAATATTTGAATACTTTATTTGATCAGTCAACTgtacatttgaaattaaaaaaattaatagctatttggttattaataaaaaaaaagagcgaaatCAACAAGCGGCCGTATGTCGTAAATTTTGGGTTCATCCGATATTTTCCTACGAAAATCGATTACGTCAAGGAGCAAGTGATAATCTTGTGAGAGAATTAAGATTTCACAATGAcagtcaattttttaattattttcgtatGAACGTGGAAATATatcaagatttattaaattctgtGGGACCACTGATAGCAAAGCAAAATTGTGTCCGAATATCAATACCTGCAAACACTCGTTTGGAAATTTGCTTGCGCTATTTAGCTTCTGGTGATAGTATGAAATCACTTTCGTATGCATACAGAGTTGGACACAATACTATTTCCAAAATTATATCAGAAACTTGTAATGCTATTTGGACGTTGTTGAAAGATAAAGTTTTTCCATCATACTGTGAAGATACTTGGAAGAAAATTGCCAACGAATTTGAAAATCGATGGAATTTTCACAACTGCATAGGTGCTTTGGACGGAAAGCACATTATGATTCaggtattatttaattttcaaaatattatttaaaaacaatttcatattttagacattttatttttctggttATAGGCACCTCCACATAGTGGCTCcacatattacaattataaactttttcataGTCTGGTTTTGCTCGCTGTTTGTGATGCAGAGTATTGTTTCACTTTCTTAGACATCGGAGCTGAAGGACGCCAAAGTGATGGTGGAGTATTTCGAAACAGCAACTTATATAAAGCACtcgaagaaaatttaataagaataccACCACCAGATGTTATTGGAAATAATGGACCTGTGTTACCATATGTAATTGTGGCAGATGAGGCTTTTTCTCTAAAAACATACATGATGCGACCCTTTCCCCGTAGCCGACAACtcaaacgaaaaaaatatttaattacagacTTAGTCGAGCAAGACGCGTTATAGAAAATGCATTTGGGATATTAGCAACAAGGTGGAGAATCTACAGAAAACCAATTATAGCGTCCATTTCTACTAgcagaaaaattatacaagCAACATgttgtttacataattttattataaaacatgaGGCGCAAAAACCCGTTGCACAACGAATTTATTCTATAATGCATTCTAACGACTGTGACGTTTCTGGAGGCCTTACAGACTTAGAAAATATTGGAAGCAATTTTCATTCGCAAAATGCAAGTGTAATAAGAAATGCATTTGCTGCATATTTCGAAGGCGATGGTTCAGTTGAATGGCAATGGGAGAAAATCTTACATAATGATTtctaaagaatatatttatttattttgctgaattgaagattatcaaattcttaaaaaattttacattcttgcacatatataaaactaatttttttatgtataaaacttTAGCACTTTTtcctgtataaaaaaataattattaaaaataaattttaattacatgtttAATTTTCCATTTCATTCACAGCCattgtaagtaattttatttgcaatctaGCTCGTTTCTCATATGGCAGTCGTCGTAAAACTTCTCCGAGTGTTTGGAGAAACCCATCTACTGCATCCATTTGTTGAACGGGCGCCTTTAACACATCCAAAATAGCTGATTCTACAGCGGATGGCTGATCATCAACTTTTCACtctataattagaaataattacacATGTTTGATTTTTCACAAGAATAATATGATTCACAGTTTCATGTTACATACTTTTAGCGTTTGTCGAATTGGGTGTCGGAGTTCGAGATGGGCGATTTATAAGTGGAGTTCGCGGTCGAAATCTGGcatcatcattattatacaTAGAATTATCAGCGTTTGTTGAATTAGGTGTCGGAGTTCGAGATGGATGATTAAGTGGAGTTTGCGGTCGAAATCTGGCATTATCGTTTTCCATAGAGTTGTTAGCATTTGTTGAATTAGGTGTCGGAGTTCGAGATGGATGATTAAGTGGAGTTTGCGGTCGAAATCTGGCATTATCGTTTTCCATGGAATTGTCAGATTCAGGTAACATACATACATCCGATAAATATCCAGAAGTAGCACTCTTTTCAGTGGCAGAAGACTGTGATAATGATAACGTACTTACTgttctgtaaaaaatattaattattatgagagaatacaatataaatttactcATTTCTTATTACTTACGTTTCCATTTGCAGAGTGTCATCCAAAGGTTTCATCAATTCAAAAAATCTGTAGGAACTCTTAACATTTTGTGACAATGCACCAGATCCACTAGGAACATATGCTTTCGACTTTTTTCTAGCTCTCACATAGCAGTCGCGATGATATTTCCATTTCTTTTGTAGTTCTTCAATTGACATAACACCTGTGGACAAAACAAACGGagtttaatcttattttaaagaCATTCTTGTACAATGATTGggaaatttgttattaatgcTATATAGCTTCtgctgattttaaaattatataattattgtattatctgttgataaactttataattattacatttaaatggtataatattctcaataatttaaaatattgaaataatatgtatttcttatatattcatataatattcgtaTGATATTATCAAGAGTTGACATATACcataaccactttttattaatattaaataaatttcaggaatattatttaataataaataatattgtagcactTGTAGGGCATATTCTTAACATATATACCGTACCATTAAagatatttctaatttcttcccataatgcattttttttcaattttaatcgcTCCCGTATATCAATCCTATGATCAAATAATGCTGGTCTTTCCATGACAGCCATTATTAAAAGTTCATCAATGTCATTATGGGCCGATGTTGATGGCTGTGGCTGCTCTTGATGCATCGTATTTCCGTTTCTTACTGCAAGGCagacttttaatattatttcctcaaaacacattttaccaaacattataaagaaaaattgtttaccgATAGTAACAATTGAGTTTTGATCAACATTGAGTAGATCTTTAGTCTCATTGAAGTCTGCAAAGCACTGGTGTTCCCATAAATTTTGACAATGACTATTCAATTGCCATGTACAGTGTCCGCACTTCAGCTGCTAGAAAAAATACAATCATGTTCAGAAATCTTAATTAGCaaagaatatttattgccagttaattataaataaaaaattaataattgtgacATAACTCTTTGTTAGGTATGTGACCTTCGTTAGATATGTGATCTACAAATATAGAGGTCATATAACCTAATATCCGTGAAGGAGGTTTACGACGATATTTGATTTTGTCAATCTCAAAAAAGCGTGGTCTACAATAtagattaaagtaaataatacttaCACGATTTGATGtatccattattttaatttacgccGAGAACCTAACCTCCTCAATGTAtcagcacacacacacacacacacacacacacacatctatAATATCGCGTAATACGCCAAAAGTAGAATTCGGCGCAGCGTCTGGCGTAACGCGTACCGCGTAACACCTCTGATtggttacgcgatacgcgttacgCGAAAAATATCGTCCATGGGACCGCACCATAAGTCGCGCTAATGGCGATGAAGTTTGTTATAtcacgttaataataataataataatgttatataccgtaataacaataataaaaaatatatatataattagtgtACGTTTTTTAAGATAAccctatgtataattttaatatttttatttattattttataatttaacaataaaataaaattcatatcgcTTGCATGCGTGTGGCACTCACGTGTGTAGACGATATGAATCTCAATTGGTGCACTCATATCAGATTCATGTCGACCGCATGCGTGCGGCATTCACACGTGCGGGCGATATGAGTCTCAAATGCGGACATATCTGCATGGTGCTGTGCAGACACACTGTGACAATTATTAcgcacacgtgcgcgcaccgtgCACTCACTATGcaggcattttgttatctgggatgtggacgagcattatcatgcagaagaataactttgtcgtgtctggagtagtagtgggcacgttttttcttgagtactcggctcaatctcatcaattgtgttcggtagagagcctcagtaatggtttcattcggtttgagcaactcataatacacgacaccaagctgattccaccaaatacacaacatgagcttttttccatgaatgttcggcttggctgtcgatgttgaagcatggccaggtggtccctaTGATTCTtttttgggttatcgtagtggatccatttttcatcaccagtgactatacgatgtaaaaaaccctttcgtttatgcctggcaagcagcatttcacatgtgaaaaatcggcgttcaacgtttctcggcttcagttcatatggaacccagtttccttgtttttgaatcattcccaatgattttaagcgatgtgaaattgttggttgagtcactcctaatgtaagtgcaagtgcttcttgcgtttggcacgaatcttcatgtaataatgtttccaattccgcgtcttcgtacactttcggccttccgctacgttctttgtcttcgacgtcaaattcaccgttcttaaacttgtgaaaccactcacggcaacttctctcacttaaggcagcctcaccatatgcttctacaagcaatcgatgcggcttggctgcagatttcttcaaattaaagaagtaaatcaaaagctcccgcaaatgacgcttattcggctcaaaactcgaaatttttgcacgaaaaaagatatatgatgctgatacaaaattgctaatattttaaggggGCATATACGTTTGTCggtttcaaaaaatcaattttttttttaatgcatttttcgACAGTTTAAACCTTCAAGAATATTGTCCTAAAACCGTTTTTTGAAATTccaataagtaaaaaaattacaacgcGTTTTGTCGGGCAGTGCACAGGCGTGCGCTTGTCCTTTCTGAAGCGGCGCGCCGGTAGAAGGATCGGACTATTAGATAACGATTTCTTTTGTCTTAGATGGTGCTGTAAGCATTTCTTTGTTACGCATGCATCAAAAACGCGTTCTCTGATGCGCGTTTGTCGGGCCTAAAATAGGCTATTCATGCGCTTGTGTGAATCGTTGTTATGGTAACGATAACTCGACTTCGCCTCGTGCAGCAAACTTCACGCTCGTCATGAATAACATCCATTACACAGTTGCCGTTTGCTCACTTATTTGACATCGGTTGCGTGTTACGGACGTGATTATTGTTTCTCTTGTTTTGAGCACGATGAATAGACGTAAAAGTTCTCGAAAGTCACAGCAAGAAAACATGTTTCGAAAAGATTTTACACGCAAGCGAAAAATGCCACCCAATAAGTGGCAAGCCGAGAGTGAAACCGCAACGACAAAAAGTTCAGCGAAGAAACTGCAGAGACTCAGCGACGTACTTGTGCCTGAAGACgacaatttaaattatagaattttggACTTCAATTCGGTGTTTGCTGAAATTTCGCAGCATGTAAAGTGCAAACAATGTGGTGGTAACGTTAAATTTCAAACGGAAAGTACGCGAGGGCTGGGCTTCAAGATCTTGGTGTGGTGTGAAGATTGTCAGCCAACTAGAATTCTTTCATGCCCAAAAATTGGTTCGGCATACGGAATTAATCGTCGATTTGCTTTTACGATGCGGTGTTTAGGCCATGGATCAACCGGTGAACGCAAATTTTGCGGTTTAATGGACTTGCCTCCTCCCGTTGCTCAGAATACGCACGACaaaatccaaaaaaatatttgcacagCATCTAAGGCGATCGCTGAGGTATCTATGCGAAACGCAGTTGAAGAAGAGCAATTACGAATGAGCttggaagaagaaaaagaaaatgttacggAATTAGCTGTTTCGGGGGATGGAACGTGGCAGAAGCGCGGGTTTTCTTCTTTATTCGGCGTTTGCAGTCTTATCGGCGTGCATTCGAAAAAAATCATCGACGTCAATGTGAAATCGTCCTACTGCAAACAATGCGAAGTGTGGGCAAAGAAGAAAGGCACCGAGGAATACGACGAGTGGAAGAAAGAACACGGAGACAACTGCCACCTCAATCATCAAGGTTCAGCGGGAAAAATGGAAGTAGACGCCGTCGTAGAAATGTTCAAAAAATCGGAGGAACAGTACAACGTGAGATATATCAACTATATTGGTGACGGCGATTCGAAAACATATAAAGGTATTGTTGAATCCAAGCCATACGGGGAAAACgtgcaaataagaaaaaaagaatgcatTGGTCATGTTCAGAAGCGAATGGGCACGCGACTTCGGCAAAccaaaaaaaatcacaaaggCATTGGAGGTAAAAATAAGCTAACAGCAAAGATGATCGACAAACTCGCTCTCTACTATGGTCTTGCGATTCGAAGAAATTTtgattcagtaaaaaaaatgcGAGATGCGATATGGGCTACCTTTTATCATTATAGCTCGTCTACGAAAAATCCGCAACATCAACTTTGTCCCGAAGGCTCCGATTCGTGGTGCGAGTGGCAAAAATCAAAGGCTAACAATACTTTGCACGAATACAAGCAAAGTTATAAAACTTTACCCGATGACGTTTTAAATGCAATCCGTTCTATATATGAAGATTTGTCCAACAATAATTTGTTAGAGCACCAAAGATAATAAACAGCAGCGCTGAAGTCGTTCAAATAGCGACCTATATTGCTGTTTGTTTATTCAACGAAGGTACAACatcattattacaaataatgaaGACAATGGGAATGAGGATTGGACGGAACGTGGTTCAATTCGCAGTACAGAGCGACTCCCAGCGATGTAACCAAGCGAACGTCCGGGCACAGCACGCGACGCGGGAAGCCCGTATAAGTCGCCGCCTCGCTAAAAATGATCAAATGGAGGCAAATCTTGAGCAGGAAGGTTCCTTGTATGGCCCAGGAATTGACGATGACGTGTAAGTTGAATAAATTCAGTTTTACAATGAAGTAAAGTTGTTcgaaaactttaaacgcgtttttcttaaaaccatGTTTTCAAAGTCGGTTACAATGATAATTTGAAAACGGATCAACCGatttgctttcttttttttttatttaaagcttaTAAAATTCGCTTGTCGTTGTCGTatctgatttttaaaattcacattttttctatttccttttaaacaaacaaataaaattttttgtcgaaaATCGGCACTCTAACTTTAAAGATCGgccattttgttaaaaattcaaattttaaaaatcggaTCGTCAACGACAAGAAAATTTACTCTCTTTTAAGATGccgttttatttttgtgtttcagATAAACGGGCAAGGAGAAATCGTTGTAACCGCGGAATCATGTATGACGTGCACGGCTGACTACACGACAGTGAAGTGGGAGGATTTTCCAACAAAATtactctaataaaatttttatgagaaTTACAAAAGATATACTTTATTATGCAAAAAGTaccattattataatttctctcttggttccaaaaaaaattcatgaaaaatgcCTTTTTTTTGAGGCTCCAAACGTATATGCCCCCTTAAGGTTATGTttttgccagatgtccaaccttacgatataacgttttacaaccgacaatttcaaccataacatactagtggcgccatttttttgtgaaacggcggaaacttatttatactcctaatatattttttagatagatagaaatagattatttttaacgcCATGATgaggtaaaaatgatcatttttgaaacttttctaaaaaatctgacgtgataaAGCAATTTGCTTCAGCACGCAAAAATACAATGGGAAAtgttaacttttattcaaacaacagaaaaaaaagtCTAAATACGGCGTCCTGTGTTATGAGAATCCatcactttcaaccctttatatctccggaaccgcgcttatgctcatcttCAAATTATTCTGagattaatatttcattatatagtaCTGTTTGgcataaaaaagtttgaaattcgagaTTCAAAAAATGGGCGAAAAAACAGGTTTTTTTACTGACCTtctttactataaattttaataattatttggatatttgcaagaaaatatttacttgccatacctaaattactaaataaatatatatttacatttagtaaatattttcttgtaaatgtacaaaaaatatttcttaaaatttagtaactttttttcaataaatcctTTTTTAAAGTGTAAAATTGCACTAGTAGATTGCACTACTAAATGAGAAGGGACTAGGAATATCATCTGCAGCGTAGAGctgaaaattattctttctttttacaaattttcaaatatatttttgtcaaCATGAGATTTAAATACTGTTCATTGATTTTCATCGTCAAAGCATTTTTTCGTATTGTCTTGAATGCCGATTTTAAGACACAAATTGAATTTACAGCAAAAGACGACAAActgttccgttttttttttgttttgttttagtgttgattaaaatagaaaatattctttttggaTCCGCATTAGAATGCGGAAGAGATCTAATTGCATTGAAGAGGAATTTTAAATTGggaaattttgtattattatttgcatCTCCATACTGCAAAATTTTGATCCACATTtcgtcaaaattttgttttgtccggtttaatttttttcgtttctgatagattggaatgtaataataacaattccTTTCTTAAgtcatttttatcaaaaccGCTGATAGTGTCGGCTATAAAAAAATGTCACGTTCAACAACGTGTCAATGGGAATATCGAATATTGAACATGGTTGAAGGACCAATAGTTTTGATGAAAATGTATCCTCAACTATTGAAACTATTAAAAAAGTTCAATACATATTTCAGAAACAGCAAATATGCTTTTGTTTCTACAccattaaaataagtatatattctGCACATTTTACTCTCTCAATCATAaccattaaagttaaaaaatgtttaatagcgTCCCAAGGTTGAATAATTCTTTCTACGCATGCGTAGTGAGAGAGCCATCGTGTCAGATAATTTTAAGAGTTTGAATTCTCTCCTTGAAAACATTCTGACAAATCCCAATAAATAGATGATTGCTTGGAACTGCTattaacgtaatttacaattttttttacaaatttgtcgCAAACTTCAGGTAATTTTTTACATGCAGTATGTGCAACTAATGCGGATGCGTGACACGAACACGTAAATGTCAATATATTTGTGCACACTGTttccaattttttcttaaatgacaCACATTTTGCAGTTATAACGGATGCATTGTCACATGACAAAGCATGAATGTTTTCGAAAAGTATTTGGAAATTATTCATTtccttttcaaatgcaataaatattttttccgcgCTGCAATCTGATGCATCAAGATCAATTAGTTTTACTTATATgattgaatttgtaatttatcGAGGTCTACATATATAACATGAAACGTCATCCATTTTTCATTCGTAATGTCTAACGATTcatcaatataaatacaaaatttatttttttttatgttttgtaccACACGATTTGTTTCAACTAGCCACAAACATTGgtaattatttttgaacattttgtgcGGTCTATCTTCATGTCTTTTAAAACTTTGGGATCTTTTCCTACGTCTTGGAAAAATTGAAGTATTATTTGTGCAGTATCAAATGGAATATTTTTGTCATCAATTAATGCAACGTATCGAAGCTCCgctgatttttttctatctttaaaaGACACAAATGGTTCGTCAAATTGCACATTTGATTCTATATTTGATTCCTTATCTTGTATATCATATATTTCGCATTTATCTTTATGTTGTTTGAAATCTGCGTGATGACAAATTTACGATAAACCATCTGCAAAAGTTTTATCgcaaattgtatataaaagtgAATTTAAATCATGTTTGGATTCACATAGCCATGGCTTAAATTCTTCTATTTCTAACCATTGTCCTAAAAATACTCGTTGATGTTATGATTTTGGTTTCAAAATCATATCATCATTATCAACAAAAgtacttttttcaatgtttctttTATGACACGCAGATtccgtatatttttattgtatttgatAATGGGccggacaaaaaatttttattgcacacGATACAGTGAAACAGGCTATCATCTAAGGACACTTTTTGTATCCAAGATTTAGATATATCATTGCTAAACCAAGCTTTTACGAAgctttgttttacttttttcttattatttgtttCCATATCTAACAAATGGAAATACAATTAAAAGTTTGATagatgtaaaatttaacaaacagaAGTGACAGAATAAAGTGACGAAATagc contains the following coding sequences:
- the LOC120357167 gene encoding uncharacterized protein LOC120357167 gives rise to the protein MNRRKSSRKSQQENMFRKDFTRKRKMPPNKWQAESETATTKSSAKKLQRLSDVLVPEDDNLNYRILDFNSVFAEISQHVKCKQCGGNVKFQTESTRGLGFKILVWCEDCQPTRILSCPKIGSAYGINRRFAFTMRCLGHGSTGERKFCGLMDLPPPVAQNTHDKIQKNICTASKAIAEVSMRNAVEEEQLRMSLEEEKENVTELAVSGDGTWQKRGFSSLFGVCSLIGVHSKKIIDVNVKSSYCKQCEVWAKKKGTEEYDEWKKEHGDNCHLNHQGSAGKMEVDAVVEMFKKSEEQYNVRYINYIGDGDSKTYKGIVESKPYGENVQIRKKECIGHVQKRMGTRLRQTKKNHKGIGGKNKLTAKMIDKLALYYGLAIRRNFDSVKKMRDAIWATFYHYSSSTKNPQHQLCPEGSDSWCEWQKSKANNTLHEYKQSYKTLPDDVLNAIRSIYEDLSNNNLLEHQR